TTGCTTTGAAGAACTTTTAATAGTTTCTGAAACTTTTCTTTATTTTCTTCTCCACTTCTCACAGCTATAATATTTGCATAAGGAGAGTCTTTATCTTCTAAAATCAAGGCATCTTTTGTAGGAATAAGTCCAGCTTCTATTGCAAAATTTCCATTTATAACTGCTCCATCGACATCTTTTAGTATTCTTGGAAGGCCAGCTGCTTCTAGAGGCTGAAAAGATAAGTTTTTGGGATTCTCTACTATATCTTTTTCAGTAGCTGAAAGTCCAGATCCATCTTTCAATTTTATAAGTCCATGCTTTTCAAGAAGAATAAGTGCCCTTCCGCCATTTGTAGGATCATTTGGTATGGCTATGGTACTATTATCTTTTAGTTTCTCTATGGAACTATATTTAGATGAATACAGTCCCAATGGTTCCACATGGATTTTTCCAAGGGATACAATATCAATATTTTGTTCGCTAGCAAATTCATTCATATATGGTTCATGTTGAAAGAAGTTGGCATCAATTTCACCTTCTGCAAGAGATAGATTCGGCTTTACATAATCAGTGAATTCAATTATTTCTAAATTTATTCCCTCTTTTTTCAAGTCATCTTTGATATAGCTTATAATTTCCCCATGAGGTACAGGTGATACACCTATCTTAATGGTATTTTCACTGGACCCTTTTTTTTCACAAGCTGTAAAAATAGAAGTACATAAAATCAAAAGTAATAGTGACAATAAAATATTTTTTTTCACAAGAATTCCCCCTTATTTTCTATTTATAGAAACAGTTATTTTATTTCCAATCAGCTGTATTCCTTGTACTAAAACAATGATTATAGTTACAGAAACTATCATGATATCAGTTTGAAATCTATATAATCCATATCTTATAGCCAAATCTCCCAGTCCACCGCCTCCAATAGCTCCTGCCATGGCAGAATAACCAATCAAATTGATGATAGTCAAAGTGATTCCCATAACTAAAGAAGGCATAGATTCAGGTATAAGTACTTTAAAAACTATTTGTGGAACAGTAGCACCCATTGAAAGACTAGCTTCAACAACTCCACTATCTACTTCTTTTAGAGCACTTTCAATTATTCTAGCCACAAAAGGTGCTGCTGCAATAGATAATGGTACAATAGTTGCTTTAGTTCCAATGGTACTTCCAACAATCAATCTGGATAGTGGAAATAAAAGTATCATCAAAATGATAAAAGGAAAAGATCTTAAAACATTGATTATTCCATTTAGTGTTTGATTGAGCATTGACTTTTCCCATATGCCACCTTTTTCAGTTATGACTAACAATATCCCCAATGGAAGACCTATAAGCAATGAAAACATTGTAGAGAAAAAGACCATATAAAGTGTTTCTAATAATGCTGGAACTATCAATTCTGACAATTAAATCACCTCCAATCGAATATTTTCTTTAGTTAACCATTGAATAGCTCTATTTATTTCTTCATCTTTTCCCAATATTTCAATTGTTAGATTTCCTATACTGGTGGTCATGAGCTCATTTATATTTCCTGAAAGAATATTTACATCTATATCGAAATTTTTTATCATATTGGAGACTATGGGTTTCTTTGAAATTTCCCCTAGGAAACTAAGTTTTACAAGTTTACTTCCTGGCTTTTTTTCGTATTTTATTTCTTCTTCTATATTTGTTTTTAAATTAGATACGAATTCAGAGGCAGTTTTTGTCTTTGGATTTGCAAATACTTTACCTACAGTATCTAATTCAATGATTTCTCCGTCTTCAATGATTGCAACTCTATCACATATATCTTTTATGACTTCCATTTGATGAGTTATAAGTACAATGGTTAAGCCAAATTCTTTGCGAATTTTATTTAATAGTTGAAGGATGGATTTAGTAGTCTTTGGATCTAGTGCAGATGTACCTTCATCACTTAATAGCAATTTTGGGTTGTTTGCCAGTGCTCTTGCAATAGCAACCCTCTGTTTTTGACCTCCACTCAAATGAGAAGGATAAGAAAGTTTTTTGTCTTCAAGATCTACATATTTTAAAAGAGTTTCTACTCTTTCGTTTATTTCTTTTTTGTTTTTACCTTCAAGTTCCAGAGGAAAGGCAATATTCTCATAAACATTTTTAGATGATAAGAGATTGAAATGTTGAAATATCATTCCTATTTCACTTCTAATGTTTCTTAAATCTTTTTTATTTAGATTGGTTATTTCAATATCATCAATAGAGATTTTTCCTTCAGTGGGTTCTTCAAGTCTATTTAGACATCTTATGAGAGTAGACTTGCCTGCTCCACTCAATCCAATTATGCCGAAGATTTCCCCACTATTGATTTCGAGATTGATATTTTTTAGTGCATATACTTCGTCATTGTTGTTTTTGTATACTTTTGATAAATTTTTTACACGTATCAACATAGTTCACCCCTTTAAATAATTAACTTATTAAATCACACCATATACAAAAAACCTCTTTCAAGAGGCCTTTCAAATAAAAAAACCTCTTCAAGAAGAAAGAGGCTATATAAATCCTCTCTCATCTCTCGGTATAAATACCGCAGGAATTAGCACCTTGTACAGTTGTACAGGCTGCTGGGTTTCATCGGGCCAGTCCCTCCACCACTCTAGATAAGAGTTTCCTATTAAATTCTTACAAACTTTATGTTCCATTGTATTACATGAAAAATGTTTTGTCAATGCTTTTTTATTTATATCTAGATTCTAACAAATTATATATTTCTTCTGGAGTCCTGCCTTTAGCTTCTAAAATAGGAACTGGAGGATTGTCATAAGAGGCATCAGTAGTGCTTAAAACATCTAATCCAGATACAATTATGGCTTTATAATCTGGAGATTTTATATTGTTTATATTCTCGTTTTTATATAATGTGTAAACATCATATCCGCTGTCTTTCAAAAAATCTATATAAGGAGTCAGTGTATTTTCAACTACAACCTTTTTTTCATTCATTTCATCACCTCCATTCATTTTTATTATTTCCACTTTTCAATCTATTATTTATTTCCTTTTTTCCATGAATAAATGTCAATTCAAAAAGACAAAATATAAAAGAGTTGAAAAATAAAAATTATAAGAAAGGAGCTTTGATATGACACTTAAAAATACTGTGAACTTAGGAAATATAAATCAATCAGAACTGCAATCTTTAAGAGAAATAATTGGTTGTCACCAAACTATGGCTACAAAACTTGATTTTTATTCTAATCAATGCCAAGATCAACAAATTAAACAGTTATTTAAACAGTCAAGTCAGGCTGCTGAAACCACTGCTACAAATTTAACAAATTCATTATAATTTAGGAGGAGGGAATGTTATGCAAGAAAAAGATATGGTAAGTGATGTTTTAGCTGGTACCAAAGCTAGTATAGATAGCTATACAAAGGCTATAACTGAATGTGCCAATCAACAATTAAGAGGCACATTGCAGCAACTCCGAAATGAAGCGGAACAATTCCAATATCAATTATTTCAAATAGCAGAACAAAAAGGATATTATACTCCTGCACCAACAGCTGATCAAAAAACAATTCAACAAGTTAAAAATGGACTTACAGGTGGTACAACACCAACAATGAGATAGATGGTTTAAACGGACACTCAATATTGGGTGCCCGTTTAAAAAAATATTGACAAATACATAAATTTATGATAGATTTATAAAAAATAGTAGTACCTTTAAACTGATCCTGTGAGGTCAGAAAGGAAAGCGCAGAATAGTCATGCCTTCCTTTAAGTGGAAGGTTTTTTTGTGCCCTTTCCTTTTAAAATAAGGTTAAAGAAAGAGGAGGGAACAATATGTTAAAAGGCAGACATTTAATTGAACCAGAAGATTTTACAAAAGAAGAATTAGATGAAATATTTGCATTAGCTAATAGTATAATTGAAAATCCGGATATGTATTTGCATTCTTGTGATGGAAAATTGTTAGCAACTCTTTTTTATGAACCAAGTACTAGAACGAGATTTAGTTTTGAATCTGCAATGTTAAGACTTGGAGGCAATGTA
This window of the Sporanaerobacter acetigenes DSM 13106 genome carries:
- a CDS encoding MetQ/NlpA family ABC transporter substrate-binding protein, whose translation is MKKNILLSLLLLILCTSIFTACEKKGSSENTIKIGVSPVPHGEIISYIKDDLKKEGINLEIIEFTDYVKPNLSLAEGEIDANFFQHEPYMNEFASEQNIDIVSLGKIHVEPLGLYSSKYSSIEKLKDNSTIAIPNDPTNGGRALILLEKHGLIKLKDGSGLSATEKDIVENPKNLSFQPLEAAGLPRILKDVDGAVINGNFAIEAGLIPTKDALILEDKDSPYANIIAVRSGEENKEKFQKLLKVLQSKQVKKFIEKKYDGGVIPAF
- a CDS encoding methionine ABC transporter permease, with protein sequence MSELIVPALLETLYMVFFSTMFSLLIGLPLGILLVITEKGGIWEKSMLNQTLNGIINVLRSFPFIILMILLFPLSRLIVGSTIGTKATIVPLSIAAAPFVARIIESALKEVDSGVVEASLSMGATVPQIVFKVLIPESMPSLVMGITLTIINLIGYSAMAGAIGGGGLGDLAIRYGLYRFQTDIMIVSVTIIIVLVQGIQLIGNKITVSINRK
- a CDS encoding methionine ABC transporter ATP-binding protein encodes the protein MIRVKNLSKVYKNNNDEVYALKNINLEINSGEIFGIIGLSGAGKSTLIRCLNRLEEPTEGKISIDDIEITNLNKKDLRNIRSEIGMIFQHFNLLSSKNVYENIAFPLELEGKNKKEINERVETLLKYVDLEDKKLSYPSHLSGGQKQRVAIARALANNPKLLLSDEGTSALDPKTTKSILQLLNKIRKEFGLTIVLITHQMEVIKDICDRVAIIEDGEIIELDTVGKVFANPKTKTASEFVSNLKTNIEEEIKYEKKPGSKLVKLSFLGEISKKPIVSNMIKNFDIDVNILSGNINELMTTSIGNLTIEILGKDEEINRAIQWLTKENIRLEVI
- a CDS encoding YkuS family protein; translation: MNEKKVVVENTLTPYIDFLKDSGYDVYTLYKNENINNIKSPDYKAIIVSGLDVLSTTDASYDNPPVPILEAKGRTPEEIYNLLESRYK
- a CDS encoding spore coat protein, translating into MQEKDMVSDVLAGTKASIDSYTKAITECANQQLRGTLQQLRNEAEQFQYQLFQIAEQKGYYTPAPTADQKTIQQVKNGLTGGTTPTMR